DNA sequence from the Lagenorhynchus albirostris chromosome 5, mLagAlb1.1, whole genome shotgun sequence genome:
GATTCCTGGAATTCCCACTATTATAGCCTCTCCTGCTAATTTCAGCTTTTTTTCCCAAGATCCCTGTTAAAGATAAAAATGTGTTCCCTGGGGGAGATGGCACCACAGACATATTAGCCTGTGTTAGTTAATTACATTAGATACATAGTTAGTTCTCTAACAGAATATCCAGACAGAAGTAGACTTAgaacatgtacttttttttttttttttttttttgcggtacgcgggcctctcactgttgtggcctctcccgttgcggagcacaggctccagacgcgcaggctcagcagccatggctcaccggcccagccgctccgcggcatgtgggaccctcccggaccggggcacgaacccgtgtcccctgcatcggcaggcggactctcaaccactgcgccaccagggaagcccctagaacaTGTACATTTTgatagaaagataaagaagaaaatccaaggagaagaggCAGAGTTTCAGGGAGGGCAGGCCCTAGCAGCAGGTTATCGTAGGAGACCAAGGACAGCTAAAGAGGTAGCATGGGAGCGCTGAGGGCCTCAAAAAGGAGAGTGGGGCACCAAAATCAGGTAAGGGAAGACGAAAATGGAAAGTCTACTTGCTTAATTAGACACAGAACCAATTCTGGTATTTCCAATTGAGTCAGTTAGAACAGTGCTTCCCAAATGATAAGGTGCTTATGACCTGGGGatgttgttaaaatgcagattcaaaGGCAGCAGGTCTGgcacttctaacaagctccctggTGAGGCCTGTGCTGCTGCTGAGGATTGCAGTTTGAGAAGCAAGGCCAAGGTGACCAACTGTCCCATTCTGCccaggactgaggggtttcctTGGACATGAGATTTTCAGTGCTAATACTGAGAAAGGCTAACTGGGACAAGTTGCTTTCTCTCTATTTGCTAAATGATATAATAGCAGCATAATATCAATGGATGAAAGCCTTCATTAAGCAGCACATTTGAGGAGCTCGCTATACTAGTTAACATATTAACTAGGTTAATGGATTTTTACCTTTCTAAAGCATATGCACCTTTTCCTTTCCTAATAAGATATTCTTACCCTACCAATTTGGGTTAATTGATTAAAATGAGAGACACAAGAATAATTCTTTGATGGTTCACAGTCTTGCAAAGCCTTAGGAGCTGTTACTCTAAACAGATCACCTTATAGAAGGGATAGGAGACAGAGCTTAGGCTGTTCTAAGCCCAGCCAGACCTTGAAAAGATGGTTTTTAATATGATCCTTGGTATTAGTGGCATTCTTGCGGCTAAatgtttcttagaaaagcaaagtgCAGAAATGAACATGAATCATAATTAGGATATGAGTTACTTGGATTTGTTATTCCAAGTTATAACATGACATACTGATGttatgagaaagaaacaaaatattcttGTTGTTAGCTACCAGTGTAATTATTTGATCTTATAGGAAAAATTAAaggagtaaaaaataataatgtcaacCAAAAATGGCTCGAGAAAATGTCAAACTTAATTTAGGAACAGGattaattcaaaaaagaaaggTGACTCTATCCCTAACCAAatccaagtttttctttttcttggcatttATAGTCACTTGTCATAACTTTGTGCCACCAGGCAGTCCTGGAAGCTTTCACCTGGCAACTTGATTTAAATGAGGGAACTCATTTAAAAGAGGAcaaatttaagggcttccctggtggcgcagtggttgagagtctgcctgcagatgcagggcacgcgggttcgtgccccggtccaggaagatccacatgccgcagagcagctgggcccgtgagccatggccgctgagcctgcgcgtccggagcctgtgctccgcaatgggagaggccacaacagtgagaggcccacgtaccgcaaaaaacaaacaaaaaaagaggacaAATTTAAGACTCACATTAGTCTATTAACTAACTTCctgtgtgtcaggctctgttctATGTGATTTATATTAACGatgtcatttaattcttacaacgctgggaggcaggtattattatccccatattacagatgagcaaactaagACTAAAAGTGGTTAAGTAATTGGCCCAGTGTTAAAAGGCAAAACTGGTTATAAAACctggtcttgggacttccctggtggtgcagtggttaagaatctgcctgccaatgtaggggacacgggttcgagccctggtccgggaagatcccacatgctgtggagcaactaagcccgtgcgccacaactactgagcctgcgttctggagcccgcatgccacagctactgaagcctgcgtgcctagggcccacgctctgcaacaagagaaaccaccacaatgagaagcctgtgcccggcaacgaagagtagcccctgcttaccgcaactagagaaagcccacgcgcagcaacgaagacccaatgcagccaaaaataaacaaataaaaacaaaacaaaacaaaaaacctggtcTTGATGACCACTGTGCTATACTACATCTCTCTGTGAGACtctgaattctgaaaaaaaactaatatataaGATGAAGTATGGGGGGATTGGTCCCCCACATTATGCTAAGAAGTATAAATTCTTTAAGCCTAACAATAAGTGAGGAAGAGGTGAGGGGAGTTTTTTCCTGTGTTCTCTGCAGTCATTTCACtatgctttgctttattttactATCTTATTAAGGGGCAAATACACAAATGAAAGAGTGCCTCAAGTATCTTGGAGGAATATTAGGAAGGTCTCTCTGTCCTCATAAGGCATGTCAGAACAGTAAGGGAATCAGTCAAGTACAGTGGTTGAGATTACAGGCTCAATAGTGTAAAATTTGGACAGAGGTTTATCTGATTAAAGACTACTTTTGAAAAAGTAAGGTAATGCTAAACAAACTTTAGAGTAGTGTTACCTACTTCCCACCTCAGTAGTGTGGGAAGTAGGGAGACAGCAAAGTTAAGACCATACAAGTAGATTTACACAAGTTACTGTCAATATTCTGGTTCTCAGTTTGGATGGTGGGTTCTCAGGTGTTTAGTACAGTATGAATtaataaatagatacataaaagAGAGCTACTTTGTATATCTCAAAAattaggaagaaagaggagaaaaagaagtaaaagaaaggaaggaaaggaaaggaaaagaaaagaaggcagacATATTTTAATCTGCTTGTTTACATCTCTAATACCATGGCATTAGTATTTTTCTGAGAATGTTTTTCAatataatcttatttttaatgttttaataaaacaGCAATGTTTGaagctctaaaaaaaaaaggaaagaaaagaaaagaagtcagGGGAAGGGAAAGGTCTGGTATCAGAAAAACTtgaattcaaatcccagttctgctactTACTGGTTGTGATTTCTCTAGACCTCAATTTGATTATTTATAAAGTGAAACATTGTATTAGGTTAAATCATATGAAATTACTGATATTTGACCTTTTTTGCTCTACAACCTACCTCCtagggttgttgtaaagatgaaatgagataatgtccAGACCTAAGAAACATTAACGTGttgtctattatttttttcttcacctcTTGCAAATGCAAGTATTGATACCATGTCAGTATTTATTCACATGAACCTACTTCTTTCTTTAATAAGTGCCCTCCTACCTCCTTATGAAGAATTGATATAACCAATTCAAACCAAAATTAGTCTTTGgattatacataaatattaatgaCTTATGGGAAGttgcaaattatattttattattctgattAAAGATaggtatttattaaaaatataaacacacacacaaatatgtaatGATATGTACTTACGGCCTTGTTCTTTCTTCAGCTGACTTCCCTGTCCCTAGTATAACTGATCTTGGAAATCCATCTCCTAACAACAGAAGGATAATTTGCTCAACCTCTGGAGGTTTTCCAAAGCCTCACCTTTCCTGGTTGGAAAATGGAGAAGAATTAAATTCTACCAATACAACACTTTCCCAGGATCCTGAAACCGAGCTCTACACGATTAGCAGCGAACTGGATTTCAATATGACAAGCAACCACAGCTTCGTGTGTCTTGTCAAGTATGGAGGCTTAACAGTGTCACAGACCTTCAACTGGCAAAAATGTAAGTGATATTGTTCTGGGAAGTTTCTGCTGTGTAgagtctaaaaagaaaataactcagCCAGATGCATCACAGAATTATGTATATTGACTCTGATAGTAATTTTTTGCAGTATTTTTAGACATGCAAATAAAATGATAATGACAGTATTACTATGACTTATTAAGGTCACTGTACAAGGTTTGACTATAATGTCACTagacttattttctttaataaacattctaaaatttAGACATCCAAGTAAGTTCTATCCATCAAGTCAACATATTGGGAAGTTATTATAACAATATTGTTGTGATTGAAAGCACTAAGAATTGTCCTCCTTTGGATTTGCTCTCTGGGCTTTGGCACTTTCATTTTGGGGGCCCCCTCCCCATGGTCCCCCTCCCCATGGTCCCATGATGTCAAATCATTGTCTTTTGAGGGTGAATGTACCTTTTAAGAACTACTGGTTCATTTAGAATCAAGTCGGTCATTTTTAACCAAAACCATGACCAAATAGTTTACCCTACATGTAGTAAACTTATAGAAGTTTCTTTCCCCAAGAGGTGAAATCatctggaaatataaaatggaaaaagttggGCTTTTATAAATTTATGCATATTAAACCCATAATGGGTTATTACAGAAGAACTCAAATACTTGAAATACATTTGTAACTTGTTTGGCTGATTATAAGGAGCACCACCAGGCCTCTCTCAGCCCTAGCCCCACTTATAACAATATGTTTTGTGGCTGCATAGTAAAAAATTACACATCGAGCATAATTTATTATGTGTAGTATGTCTTACATCTTCCTCTTATTTTTGCTTGTAGTAGAGGAGATATTTTAGACGGTCTAGTAGTTCATCTTAGTGAATGATTTACTCTAGATCTTTCTATCTTGAGTGgattctttattttcctcaataGGTAATGAGATAAAATTTTGACATGATTTTATTAATAGTACAAACTCATCTCTATCATCTTTTATGTATTctaaagaatacataaaaatgaattttgaatcCTATAGTAAAAAGTTTATTAATTCAGCATTCTTGTCACTTTActgatatataattatttaaccaCTTTTAGATTATCATGACTAAGGTAGACAGTATTACACAAATTAGTAACAGCAgcttcaattatattttattttggacaTCATTTATATTTGGAATATGAGTACATATGATACTCTAGGGCAAGGGTtgataaaaattttcagaaaagggccagatagtaaatatttattctttacaGGTCATTTGGTCTCTGGCAACAACTCAGTTCTGCTGTTATAGCATGAAAGCTGCCATAGAAAAGACAAATGAATGACATAGCTgtgttttaacaaaattttatttaaaaaaatcggtggggggcttccctggtggcacagtggttgagagtccgcctgccgatgcaggggacacgggttcgtgccccggtctgggaggatcccacatgccgtggagcggctaggcccgtgagccatggccgctgagcctgcgcgtccggagcctgtgctccgcaacgggagaggccacaacagtgagaggcccgcgtaccacaaagattaaaaaaaaaaaaaaaattaaataaataaataaataaataaataggtggtAAGCCAGGTTTGGCCTGTGCATGGTAGTTTGTTAACTTATAGGAAATAGAATGTAGTCCTTTATATAAAAGGCTGGAGCTATTATTTAAAGATGATTTAGACTGCCCAGCTTTATCATCTTTTCCCTAGTTTGCCTTCTCTCAATTCTTCCTTCATGCTAAGGATGAGCAGTATCCCTTTTCACGATAATTGAAAACACTAGTTCTTTGTCCTATTTGGTCCACATTCACAATGACTAATGGAGAGATGATTAACAGTATGTGTTTAATCATTCTTTCTTTCGTTCAGTTTTTATTAAGTAGTTATCACATACCAAGCATCTTGCTAGGCACCAGTGTTGTCTTTGTGGTCAGGGAGCTTTAAATACTTCAGATCTCATGAACTGGATGGCAAGCATCATTTAGAGTCAAAAGCAAATAATGCATTTGTGGGGGAGGTCAAGGGGTGACTGCATAAACAAACGTAAATTAGGTGTATAGTCGATAGGAATAGTTATGTCAATGTGAATAAACCTTTACTATTTAAATACCCACTCTTTACcccaaatttattaattaaacagATTGGGTCTATGGCTCTTTTAGCCTGGGCCGGCCCAATTTGTTAACCCTTGATGTACTggaagatatatgtgtgtgtgtggaaggggtCAATCAGAGTCCCACTCAGGCTGTCTAATGAGCTGTATGTGCAGATGTCGTCACACAACTATGCACTTGGGATTTTGGGTCTGCCCTGGGGTGCCTTACCAGGTTCCTAATAGGTATCACGACAGAGCACATTTGCTGCTACTGGTTCCCCTTTCTGTCTCTTTAAACACATACCTTCTTTCCAGGCTGAGTGAGGCTTGAGGATGGATGAGGAGTGACCTCTGAGAGGAAGCCAGGAGTGAGTTGGAATTTGTGAAACATCTAGACTCCCAGGATAACAGCAAGAGCTTCTTTGTTATTTGGGGTGTCATTCTGGTCTGCAGAGGCCAACTCTGTTAATCACTCGATGTCTCCACCCAATCTGGTGTTttagagaataataaaaaaaacgaCTTTCCCTAGTCTCTAAGTAGTAGGTTCTCTATGGTCAAATGTGCATTTTATAATGATCACTGTGGCGGAATGTGTAGGAATTATTAAAGCCTAGAAAACCAGAGGCAAAGAGACCAATATAAAGGCGACTAAGTTGGAGatcagaaaaacctgaacgaaggCGGTTGCTGCAGGAGATTTGGAGAAAAGGAATCAGTTGCAGGGATTTTCTCAATACAGCATAGAAAGTCAGTGGGAGCTACTGGGCAGTGAGCACAAAGGTAAGCCTCCCCTTTTATTTGGGTCACTGATGGTGCTGCAATTCACTGAAATGGGAGAATGCGGGTGGCAGATATGCTTTGGAAAGAATACATGGATACTGAATTCAATTTTAGTCAGGTGGAGATGCTGGCATCCAACCATTAGTCAACGGCTGGAAATACAAATTTGGGGCTCAGAAATGAGCTCAGAAATATGGTATACAGATTTAGAAATCAGCTGGTGTTTCCAAACTTGGGTGTGGATGAGATCACCCCATGATTACCGGGGCCAGTGAGAGGAGAATGGGTTCACAGATGGAGCCATGGGGAACAACGGTAGTTAAAggacaagaagaggaagaagagcctACAAAGAAAACTGAGTCACAAACAGAAACTGAAGAATGTGGTGTCATAGACGTCCCAGGAGGAAAAGTGTCAACTGGGCCGAATGCTGATGAGAAGTCCAATAAGCTAAAGACCGAAATTTATCCCCAAGACTTGtaatcagaaaaatgagaaacGGTActttagtaaatgctcaatatttATTGGTAAGCCATTCTGGAGAAATCAGAAGAGGATGAGCTGCTAATATTCCTTTTGTGTCCCTGCCCTTCTCCAGACGTTGCTAACTATTCCTCAAAGGGGTTGAAAATAAATGGTGTAGCTGCTGCTCCTGAGCGGGAGGGACTGACAGCAGTACCGCATACACCTTTCTACTCCCACCCGCATCCTTCCTGTGTTCTACAGCTGATAGCCAGTTTGTAGAGCTCTCCTTCAGGATGATCCTACCTACTACCAAGCCATATCCATGCTTGGTTCTTTGCTGGGTCTCTTCTATTCTTCCAGAAGCTCTAGGCTGTATGATGAAAAATTTGTATCTGATAATGAATGCAAAGTGGCTTCTGTAGCTTTAGGCAGCTACTGTaaggggtgtgtttgtgtgtgtgtgtgttaaagagGACACCCTAAAAGGGAGAAGGCATGACAGAgctggagaaggaaaaataaggtaTCTCTATAACACAATATCAATTATTAGTAGCAATACATAGTAATATCAGCTATAGAAATGAGATAGGAAGACAAGATAGCTTTTAAAGGCGTTCCTGAGAATCTTTTTTTATGCCAACTTAACTCAGCAAATGCAAaagttcaaattttctttttcacatttaataTCTGACATCTGGTATTAGTTGCCCACAAGTACGTGTCTGATGAAAGAGTTATGCAAGAAAAATGCTGGAAGCTGCATTTTGGAGAGCTGACCaggcaaaaaagttaaaaatgcttTACAGTTGTGTCAATATAAGGGGCACAGAATGGGTATCAGGCAGTTGGAAACACATTAGAGCTGACACTATTCTTTTCCTTCAGCAGCCAAACCAGCCCCTTCTGCTAATCAGCTCCTGCTCTGGGCCATTATTATCCCAGtctcagcatgtgggatttcTGTGATCATTGCAGTAACACTAACATGGCTGTCCTGCAGTAAGTAATATTGTACTATCACAATGATCTCAATTCCTGGACACCCAAACTCTACCAGTATGGGTCAGCACCTCTCCGAGGTTTTAGCCTATTTTACTCTCACTTTTGGACCAAATCTATGGAAACTTTAGTGTCTCCTTTACTTGTCTCAGCAAGTTCTGTTCATTCACTGGACAGATATTTCTTGGACACctgctatgtgcctggcactctaCTAGGCACTGGAGTTACAAAGATGAGAGATCACTGCCCTCAAGACACATTCTAGTttagtccttttatttttcccccaaatgtatATTTTCTTGGAGACACTGAGGCTTGCTAACTAAATTGAAAACATATCTGATACAAAGTGATAGTCTAATCTTTGATTTGGAATTGGAGGAAAGGCAGAATGACAAGGTTTAAGGGTAAGAATCATTTTCTTAGAGGAGGGTAAGATGCACTAATGAGATGTAGTTGAGCAACTATATGGCCACAGGTGATTTTACCAATTCTCAAttcttcagaatttatttttggatgaaaGATCAGGAGTGAGGAAAGAAGAGATatctaggattttttttcctatgaatcTAAATTTTTGGCTTTACACATATGCTACCCTCAATCTGTAATTAAATGAAGAGGAACTGCTAGGCCAGTGCTAAGGCTATAGTCACCATGAAGGAACACCAACCTTTCTTGGAGTAGAAATCTTGTACACTGAGCAAAGAAAATTGGAAGACCAACATCTGCTGATTTCCCCAACTTTCAGCACAAAAAAATGTCAAGGCTCGAGGAAGTGACTCGAGACTCTTTGCTATGAACATCCTACCCCACAGGTAGGATAAAGAGGTCTGGTGGGCTCAAGGATGTTTCTAATACAGACTGTGAACCTCTCTAGTTCAGAGTTTTTCATCCTTAGTACTACTGACTTTGGGAGCTGTATAATTCCTTGTTTTAGGGGGCTGATctgtgcattgtaagatgtttagcagcatccctagcCCCCACTCACTATATGCCAATAGCACCTCTTGCCCCTGTTGTGACAGCCAAagatgtctctagacattgcacATGTCCCTGgggggtgatggtggtagtgGCTGTGgaaatcacccctggttgagaaccactcctCTAGTTCTAAGCCAGTTGAAGGTTTGCTGAAATACATGGGCATGATTTAAGGGAAACTTACCTACCTAGAtttttattgcttgtgctttGTCTTCAAGGACATGCTGCAAGacggagagagaggaggaggaataaGGAGAGCATGGAAATGGAAAGGATTTCCCCATCTACATAGGATCTGTGGAAGGACTGGGCTGACCAGAACACCTCGAGGTATCTTCTCTACCAGTGTGGGATATGTGAGATCTTGTGCTCGTGAACACAGAGTTTTCTTCCTCTCAGTACCAAATTTAAGATCTTTTACTACTACCACCACCTTTTCAAAATGCACATTCAATGTACTCTAAACAGATGGTTGgcacctctctcctttctccccacatAAAATTTGCTTCTTGTAACCTCTTCCTTTGCCGTGccattctgccatcttgaaatgTTCCCCTCTTGTCAGTCAACTCAGTGTCTTTCGGTATCTGTCAAACACGTGTACTATTCCTGGGCTATCTCCTTATTCTGATCACTCCTTTTTCCCTGTATCCCTCAGTACTGTTGGACACAGACTGGGGTCACTCTGTACTAATTCAGTAACATCTCATTGATCTGTCTGCCTCTTACTAACAGAGTCATCTCCCACTGACCCAATTATGGAGCCGAATTTCATAAAGAATTACCTCTCCGTGtcattttctcacttaaaaacTCAGAAGAGACCCCAGGGTCTACAGGAAAAGTTtcagaactttttattttccacattcCAGCTGATCTCTTCGGTCTAAACATCTTCAGTTGTTTCTGTTGTTCTTCACACGGCAGTTTCCAAAAGCTCCATGTGAACACACTAAATGTCAATAAATGGTGTCCCAAACTTTAGATTTGATCTGATTCTACATATGATGGGGTAGTTACTATTCATCCAAGGATGTTAAGGAAGCCTAAACACAGCA
Encoded proteins:
- the CD80 gene encoding T-lymphocyte activation antigen CD80, with the protein product MDHTLKWGIPSKRPYLKLFQLLVLAGLFYFCSGIIQVTKTVKEAAMLSCDYNISTEELKRVRIYWQKDNEMVLAVMSGKVTVWPRYENRTITDVTSNLCIVILALRLSDNGTYTCVIQKPEKGSYKLKHRTSVKLMVRADFPVPSITDLGNPSPNNRRIICSTSGGFPKPHLSWLENGEELNSTNTTLSQDPETELYTISSELDFNMTSNHSFVCLVKYGGLTVSQTFNWQKSAKPAPSANQLLLWAIIIPVSACGISVIIAVTLTWLSCRHAARRRERRRNKESMEMERISPST